The following proteins are encoded in a genomic region of Fusobacterium periodonticum 1_1_41FAA:
- a CDS encoding GntP family permease: MEINTIGLLLTFILLIFLIFKGWNIWIISIISTLFLALTNSLNIEEVIFETYSSFFKNFVGNWFLLFILSSIFGKIMEKSGASVIIAKSLASKIEEKRAILIILIITFILSYGGINIFVIVFSVYPICLFLFSKLNIPKEVCPGLILAIPASITMVVFPGTPSIQNTIPTKYFGTTIYSAPLIGILTSIFIFLCDYYFYSYVIKKLKKTDKKFILDEGEKLENIEKKNTKLEIILAYTPLLTLLVINYCLINIFAMKSSNFALCIGISISIILSIVIFRKNLNIKKDLEIGIKNGVEVLFMTASIISFGGVVSKTTAFKSIVDWTIKIKASPLTSMFIVINIICMITASSVGGLTIYLENFSLELLKTEIPVEVLHRMAAIASSGLDAMPFASGIIVVNTIAKTKLKDTYKYIFVSQCIIPMLSYGVACFLYALKIN; encoded by the coding sequence ATGGAAATTAATACAATAGGACTTTTATTAACTTTTATACTATTAATATTCTTAATCTTTAAGGGTTGGAATATATGGATAATATCTATAATATCAACTCTATTCCTTGCTTTGACTAATAGTTTAAATATTGAAGAAGTAATTTTTGAAACATACTCATCCTTTTTTAAGAATTTTGTGGGAAACTGGTTTCTGCTTTTTATACTTTCATCTATTTTTGGAAAGATTATGGAAAAGAGTGGAGCATCAGTAATTATAGCTAAATCTTTAGCAAGTAAAATAGAAGAAAAAAGAGCTATATTGATTATACTTATTATTACTTTTATTTTATCTTATGGTGGAATAAATATTTTTGTAATAGTCTTTTCTGTATATCCCATATGTCTTTTTTTATTTTCAAAATTAAATATACCAAAAGAAGTTTGTCCAGGATTGATATTAGCAATTCCAGCCTCAATAACTATGGTAGTTTTTCCTGGAACACCTTCAATTCAAAATACAATTCCAACTAAATATTTTGGAACAACTATTTATTCGGCGCCACTTATAGGAATACTAACATCTATTTTTATTTTTTTATGTGACTATTATTTTTATAGTTATGTTATAAAAAAATTAAAGAAAACAGATAAAAAATTTATTTTAGATGAAGGTGAAAAATTAGAGAACATAGAGAAAAAAAATACAAAATTAGAAATAATTTTGGCCTATACACCTCTATTGACATTATTAGTAATCAACTATTGTTTAATTAACATATTTGCTATGAAATCATCAAATTTTGCTCTATGTATAGGAATAAGTATTTCAATTATTTTAAGTATAGTTATTTTTAGAAAAAATCTTAATATAAAGAAAGATTTGGAAATAGGAATAAAAAATGGAGTAGAAGTTCTTTTTATGACAGCATCTATAATTTCATTTGGAGGAGTAGTATCAAAAACAACAGCTTTCAAAAGTATAGTTGACTGGACAATTAAAATAAAAGCAAGTCCTCTTACATCAATGTTTATAGTTATTAATATAATTTGTATGATAACAGCTTCATCAGTGGGAGGACTTACAATTTATTTAGAAAACTTTAGTTTAGAATTGCTTAAAACAGAAATACCAGTAGAAGTTTTACATAGAATGGCTGCTATAGCATCTTCAGGTTTAGATGCTATGCCTTTTGCATCAGGAATAATAGTAGTAAATACAATAGCAAAAACTAAATTAAAAGATACATATAAGTATATCTTTGTTTCACAATGTATAATTCCTATGTTGTCATATGGGGTAGCTTGTTTTTTGTATGCTTTAAAAATTAATTAA
- a CDS encoding SDR family oxidoreductase, which translates to MEELAKYQNLVSTINYMEEFCKERLLNLVIIGSVAYKGLNEREIYGDLDCIIIYDDLNKIEGSPFLNSNFFEIIKESIASKTIDLFATKLMLNDVKVSLDFVDINYLKNMINSGFKENEVLLRKLTDAEEYPFNDYYNFKGEKYIYEKVKEKKDEYNIYILPKYLKINGDFFSGVLHNKFIHNPNFKVIFNKEILSLHQEILLKYKEFYREEQKTKGDLDIIKSIRNWERFSKESRAFIYKIFDVETKEKRILITGINGFIGQYIGKELVKDFQIIGLDVVINKEKIWDKFYLGDIRDRNLLEEIFLQNKIDIVIHLGAEKALIKCENNKKECYEINYQATMDLYRLSKKHQAKFLFISSDQVFDGKLGNYKEDSLCSPINYYGELKLKVENDLLKEKDKNITICRTALDFGKIPENQREIFDSVKKNDKLLVQGFIIDHIIYKLKSREKIILPQNEYMSPTSVELIYRQIKEVINKNINGILHCCGGERISRYEFGLKIAKFYNLDSQYISPEDSNDPLRPKDVSLNVEESQKKLGFIFDNIEEMLKKL; encoded by the coding sequence TTGGAAGAATTAGCTAAGTATCAAAATTTAGTTTCAACAATTAATTATATGGAAGAGTTTTGTAAGGAAAGACTATTAAATTTAGTAATTATTGGTTCAGTAGCCTACAAAGGTTTGAATGAAAGAGAAATATATGGAGACTTAGATTGCATAATCATATATGATGATTTGAATAAAATAGAAGGAAGTCCATTTTTAAATTCTAATTTTTTTGAGATTATAAAGGAAAGTATAGCATCAAAAACTATTGACTTATTTGCAACAAAATTGATGTTAAATGATGTAAAAGTTTCTCTTGATTTTGTTGATATAAATTATTTGAAAAATATGATAAATTCAGGCTTTAAAGAAAATGAGGTATTATTAAGAAAATTAACAGATGCTGAAGAATACCCCTTTAATGATTACTATAATTTCAAGGGTGAAAAGTATATTTATGAGAAAGTAAAGGAAAAAAAAGATGAGTACAATATTTATATACTACCAAAATATCTAAAAATTAATGGAGACTTTTTTTCTGGAGTACTCCATAATAAGTTTATTCATAATCCAAATTTTAAAGTTATTTTTAATAAAGAGATATTAAGTTTACATCAAGAAATATTATTAAAATATAAAGAATTTTATAGAGAAGAACAAAAAACAAAGGGAGACTTAGATATTATAAAATCTATAAGAAATTGGGAGCGTTTTTCTAAAGAAAGTAGAGCGTTTATCTATAAAATATTCGATGTAGAAACAAAAGAAAAAAGAATTTTAATAACAGGAATTAATGGATTTATAGGTCAGTATATTGGAAAGGAATTAGTGAAAGATTTTCAAATTATTGGCTTAGATGTAGTCATTAATAAAGAAAAAATATGGGATAAATTTTATTTAGGAGATATTAGAGATAGAAATTTATTAGAAGAAATTTTTTTACAAAATAAGATAGATATAGTTATTCATTTAGGAGCTGAAAAAGCTTTAATTAAATGTGAGAATAATAAAAAAGAATGTTATGAAATTAATTATCAAGCTACAATGGATTTATATAGATTATCTAAAAAACATCAAGCAAAATTTTTATTTATTTCAAGTGATCAAGTATTTGATGGAAAGTTAGGAAATTACAAAGAAGATAGTTTATGCTCTCCTATAAATTATTATGGAGAATTAAAATTAAAAGTGGAAAATGATTTATTGAAAGAAAAAGATAAAAATATAACAATTTGTAGAACAGCTCTTGATTTCGGGAAAATTCCAGAAAATCAAAGAGAAATTTTTGATAGTGTCAAAAAAAATGATAAATTACTAGTTCAAGGATTTATTATAGACCATATTATATATAAGCTTAAAAGTAGGGAAAAGATAATTTTACCTCAAAATGAATATATGAGTCCAACATCAGTTGAATTAATTTATAGACAAATAAAAGAAGTTATTAATAAAAATATAAATGGTATTTTACATTGTTGTGGTGGAGAAAGAATAAGTAGATATGAGTTTGGCTTAAAAATTGCTAAGTTTTATAATTTGGATAGTCAATATATTTCCCCAGAAGATTCAAATGATCCTTTAAGACCAAAAGATGTTTCTTTAAATGTAGAAGAAAGTCAAAAAAAATTAGGTTTTATATTTGACAATATAGAAGAAATGTTAAAAAAACTTTAG
- the csx20 gene encoding CRISPR-associated protein Csx20, which yields MKKVEHKVIVFLSHDLDDIQKNELKVKYGVEEIIFLPEDLQKIWSNVFCDENYEKDLEKLKIFMNKNLKEKDCIIAQGNWGYVYTLVTEAKKNGFIPLYGFSYRDGEDKIVNGEKIRISKFKHVKFMEY from the coding sequence ATGAAAAAGGTAGAACATAAAGTAATAGTTTTTTTATCACATGACTTAGATGATATACAGAAAAATGAATTAAAAGTAAAATATGGAGTGGAAGAGATAATTTTTTTACCAGAAGATTTACAAAAAATATGGTCAAATGTTTTTTGTGATGAGAACTATGAGAAAGATTTAGAAAAATTAAAAATTTTTATGAATAAGAATTTAAAAGAAAAAGATTGCATTATAGCACAAGGGAATTGGGGTTATGTTTATACTTTAGTTACAGAAGCCAAAAAAAATGGATTTATTCCTTTATATGGATTTTCCTATAGAGATGGAGAAGACAAAATAGTAAATGGAGAAAAAATAAGAATTAGCAAATTTAAACATGTAAAATTTATGGAATACTAA